A DNA window from Vigna angularis cultivar LongXiaoDou No.4 chromosome 1, ASM1680809v1, whole genome shotgun sequence contains the following coding sequences:
- the LOC108334158 gene encoding uncharacterized protein LOC108334158, whose amino-acid sequence MASSLLLAVVFVFDLIAFALAVAAEQRRNTASLSEDTAGRKYCQYDSDIATGLGVGSLFILVASQVIIMVVTRCLCCGKAMRPSGSRSWAIFLFITSWVTFIIAASCLLAGSVRNAYHTKYRDLMGERAPSCQTLRKGVFAAGAAFIVLTGITSELYYVSFSKANNNGPPPYARDTGVRMGNL is encoded by the exons ATGGCTTCGTCTCTGTTATTGGCGGTGGTGTTTGTGTTTGATCTCATTGCTTTCGCTCTTGCTGTTGCTGCAGAACAGAGGAGGAACACT GCCTCGTTATCTGAAGACACTGCGGGAAGAAAGTACTGTCAATATGACTCTGACATTGCAACCGGCCTAGGTGTGGGGTCATTGTTCATCCTAGTCGCTAGTCAAGTGATCATTATGGTTGTAACTAGATGTCTGTGCTGTGGGAAAGCTATGAGACCCAGTGGATCCAGATCATGGGCAATTTTCTTATTCATCACTAGTTG GGTGACATTTATCATTGCTGCTTCGTGCCTGCTTGCTGGTTCAGTGAGGAATGCATACCACACCAAGTACCGTGATCTGATGGGAGAGAGAGCCCCTTCATGTCAGACCTTGAGGAAGGGTGTGTTTGCAGCAGGAGCAGCCTTCATTGTTTTGACAGGCATAACCTCGGAGCTCTACTACGTTAGTTTTTCAAAAGCTAATAATAATGGTCCCCCTCCCTATGCTCGAGACACTGGTGTGAGGATGGGAAATTTGTAG
- the LOC108331638 gene encoding dof zinc finger protein DOF3.4: MGLSSKQVSSSGLDWKQTLLEAQDLELPKPNLMRKQQQQQQQQQTQPSESLKCPRCDSTNTKFCYYNNYNKSQPRHFCRACKRHWTKGGTLRNVPVGGGRKNKRVKKPNTPTPSSTTATTTPTTASPSTCTATVTTSIGNMDALLGSSHMTIQTPLADDQKHMASSLYQALIRPPPLLLQQNLMNARDLDGKDFGIGIGIGIGNNGIFPSSTLPLPHQSQSLLFPFSTSSSSFDTNPCSVSTSLRSSNVYNYGEEFKAAEESTINSTSIAPSTGGTNTQPWEIAATSGVGLGTSNFWNWEDFDSLVSTDLKDPWDDSDIKP; encoded by the coding sequence ATGGGTTTGAGTTCTAAGCAGGTTTCTAGCAGTGGACTTGATTGGAAACAAACCTTATTGGAGGCTCAGGACTTGGAACTCCCAAAGCCTAATCTGATGAGGAAAcaacagcagcagcagcagcagcagcaaacTCAGCCTTCAGAGTCTTTGAAGTGCCCGAGATGTGACTCAACCAACACCAAGTTTTGTTActacaacaattacaacaaGTCTCAGCCTCGCCATTTCTGCAGGGCTTGCAAGAGGCACTGGACTAAAGGTGGAACTCTACGAAATGTTCCGGTGGGTGGTGGAAGGAAGAACAAGAGGGTCAAAAAACCAAACACTCCAACACCTTCTTCCACCACTGCCACTACCACCCCGACAACAGCCAGCCCTTCTACTTGCACTGCCACCGTCACAACCTCAATTGGCAACATGGATGCTTTGCTGGGTAGTAGCCACATGACAATTCAAACTCCTCTTGCAGATGATCAGAAACACATGGCTTCCTCTCTCTACCAAGCTCTAATTCGTCCACCACCTTTGCTGCTACAACAGAATCTGATGAACGCGAGAGACTTAGACGGCAAAGATTTTGGTATTGGTATTGGTATTGGTATTGGTAATAATGGTATCTTCCCGAGTTCAACTTTGCCTCTTCCTCATCAAAGCCAAAGCCTACTCTTCCCTTTCTCAACCTCAAGCAGCTCTTTTGACACCAACCCTTGTTCGGTGTCAACTTCTCTGAGATCATCCAATGTTTATAACTATGGGGAGGAGTTCAAAGCAGCGGAAGAATCAACCATCAACAGTACTTCTATAGCGCCTAGCACAGGTGGCACTAACACACAGCCATGGGAGATAGCAGCAACAAGTGGTGTTGGCTTGGGAACTTCAAACTTTTGGAATTGGGAGGACTTTGATTCATTGGTCTCAACTGATCTAAAAGATCCCTGGGATGATTCTGACATCAAACCCTGA